A portion of the Pseudomonas synxantha BG33R genome contains these proteins:
- a CDS encoding c-type cytochrome: MNKLIVSLLLTLGITGAAVAAEGPVKGDATAGQAKAAVCGACHGPDGNSPAPNFPKLAGQGERYLSKQMHDIKDGKRTVLEMTGMLTNLNDQDLADLAAYFASQKGSVGAADPKLVARGEKLFRGGDLEKGLPACTGCHSPNGAGNAAAGFPHLSGQHATYIAKQLTDFRKEEAGRANDGDAMTMRTIARKLSDEDIAALSSYIQGLH; this comes from the coding sequence ATGAACAAACTGATCGTGAGTCTGCTGTTGACCTTGGGCATCACAGGCGCTGCCGTCGCTGCAGAGGGCCCCGTCAAAGGTGATGCCACTGCCGGTCAAGCGAAAGCCGCCGTATGTGGTGCCTGCCACGGGCCGGATGGCAACAGCCCGGCGCCGAACTTCCCCAAACTGGCCGGCCAGGGTGAACGTTACCTGAGCAAGCAGATGCACGACATCAAGGACGGCAAGCGCACAGTGCTGGAAATGACCGGCATGCTGACCAATCTCAACGATCAGGACCTGGCGGACCTCGCGGCGTATTTTGCCAGCCAGAAAGGCAGTGTGGGAGCTGCTGATCCTAAATTGGTCGCTCGCGGAGAAAAGCTGTTCCGTGGCGGTGACCTGGAAAAAGGCTTGCCAGCCTGCACCGGTTGCCACTCGCCAAATGGCGCAGGCAACGCCGCCGCTGGCTTCCCGCACCTGAGCGGCCAGCACGCCACCTACATCGCCAAGCAGTTGACTGACTTCCGTAAAGAAGAAGCCGGCCGGGCCAATGATGGCGATGCAATGACCATGCGCACCATCGCTCGTAAGCTGAGCGACGAAGACATCGCAGCCCTCTCCAGTTATATCCAGGGCCTGCACTGA
- the polA gene encoding DNA polymerase I: MSQAPLVLVDGSSYLYRAFHALPPLTTSKGLPTGAVKGVLNMLKSLRKQYPDSPFAVVFDAKGGTFRDEMYAEYKANRPSMPDDMRLQIEPLHQSVIALGFPLLCVEGVEADDVIGTLARSSAAASRPVVISTGDKDMAQLVDGHITLVNTMTGSSMDVEGVKEKFGVAPEQIIDYLALMGDSSDNIPGVPGIGPKTASGLLVGVNGGLKELYEQLDIVPTLPIRGAKTLPAKLEEHKEMAFLSYQLATIKIDVPLDVGLDDLHLIEPDREKLLELYTLLEFKSWYDEIQRDAKRVELKSASEVAPAAETPVEAVISVPVEAVYTTVLDQATFDVWLKKLNDAPLFAFDTETTGIDAQQAQLVGVSFAVQPHEAAYIPLTHSYIGAPDQLDRDTVLLALKPLLEDPTKLKVGQHAKFDMNILANCAIGGDPAQGITVRGIAFDTMLESYVLNSTATRHDMDSLAKKYLDHDTVSFQDIAGKGAKQLTFDQIALEQAGPYAAEDADVTLRLHQELHAKLAAIPSLASVLTDIEMPLVPVLARIERQGALVDKELLGIQSIELGNKMVELERQAFEIAGEEFNLGSPKQLGAILYEKLGMPVLKKTGKGQASTAEEVLAKLAEDDFPLPKVLMQYRSMSKLKSTYTDRLPEQINPRTGRIHTSYHQAVAATGRLSSSDPNLQNIPVRTAEGRRIRQAFVAPKGYKLLAADYSQIELRIMAHLSKDEGLMNAFRNDLDVHTATAAEVFKVELAEVTSNQRRSAKAINFGLIYGMGAQKLGKDIGVDTKTAKAYIDVYFARYPGVREYMERTRAQAADQGYVETFFGRRLYLPDINSNKPQERAAAERTAINAPMQGTAADIIKKAMVQVDNWLTESGLDAKVILQVHDELVLEVREDLVPQVSEKIREHMSAAAQLDVPLVVDVGVGDNWDEAH, encoded by the coding sequence ATGAGCCAAGCGCCCCTCGTCCTGGTGGACGGTTCTTCTTATCTGTACCGCGCCTTCCACGCGCTGCCACCGTTGACCACCTCCAAAGGCCTGCCGACCGGTGCGGTCAAGGGCGTGTTGAACATGCTCAAAAGCCTGCGCAAGCAGTACCCGGACAGCCCGTTCGCGGTGGTGTTCGACGCCAAGGGTGGGACCTTTCGCGATGAGATGTACGCCGAGTACAAGGCCAACCGCCCGAGTATGCCCGATGACATGCGCCTGCAAATCGAGCCGCTCCATCAAAGCGTGATCGCCCTGGGCTTCCCGTTGCTGTGCGTCGAAGGCGTCGAGGCTGACGACGTGATCGGCACCCTGGCCCGCAGCAGCGCGGCCGCCAGCCGCCCGGTGGTGATTTCGACCGGCGATAAAGACATGGCACAGCTGGTGGACGGGCACATTACCTTGGTCAACACCATGACCGGTAGCTCGATGGACGTTGAGGGCGTAAAGGAGAAATTCGGCGTCGCTCCCGAGCAGATCATCGACTATCTGGCGTTGATGGGCGATTCGTCCGACAACATCCCAGGCGTCCCGGGTATTGGGCCGAAGACCGCCTCGGGCTTGTTGGTGGGAGTGAATGGCGGCCTCAAAGAGCTTTATGAGCAGCTGGATATTGTGCCGACGCTGCCTATCCGCGGGGCCAAAACCCTGCCAGCCAAGCTTGAAGAGCACAAGGAGATGGCATTCCTGTCCTATCAGTTGGCGACGATCAAGATCGATGTGCCACTGGACGTGGGCCTGGATGACCTGCACCTGATCGAGCCGGATCGCGAAAAGCTGCTGGAGCTGTACACGCTGCTTGAGTTCAAGAGCTGGTACGACGAGATCCAGCGCGATGCCAAGCGTGTGGAGCTCAAGTCGGCGAGCGAGGTTGCACCTGCCGCCGAAACGCCGGTCGAGGCCGTTATATCGGTACCGGTAGAGGCGGTTTACACCACCGTCCTGGACCAGGCCACCTTCGACGTGTGGCTGAAAAAACTCAACGATGCGCCGTTGTTTGCCTTTGATACCGAAACCACCGGCATTGACGCTCAACAGGCGCAATTGGTTGGGGTCTCGTTTGCTGTGCAGCCCCATGAAGCCGCCTACATCCCGCTGACCCATTCCTATATCGGCGCGCCGGATCAATTGGATCGGGACACCGTGCTGCTGGCCTTGAAACCGCTGCTGGAAGACCCGACCAAACTCAAGGTTGGCCAGCACGCCAAGTTCGATATGAACATCCTCGCCAACTGCGCCATCGGTGGCGACCCTGCACAGGGCATCACTGTGCGTGGCATCGCCTTCGACACCATGCTCGAATCCTACGTGCTGAACTCCACGGCGACCCGCCATGACATGGACAGCCTGGCGAAAAAGTATCTGGACCACGACACGGTCAGCTTCCAGGACATTGCCGGCAAGGGCGCCAAGCAGCTGACATTCGACCAGATTGCCCTTGAACAGGCTGGCCCTTACGCGGCCGAAGATGCCGATGTGACCTTGCGCCTGCATCAGGAGCTGCACGCAAAGCTGGCCGCGATCCCGAGCCTGGCCAGTGTGCTGACGGATATCGAGATGCCGTTGGTGCCGGTACTGGCACGCATCGAGCGCCAGGGCGCATTGGTGGACAAGGAGCTGCTGGGCATCCAGAGCATCGAGCTGGGTAACAAGATGGTCGAGCTGGAGCGCCAGGCCTTCGAGATCGCCGGTGAAGAATTCAACCTTGGCTCACCCAAGCAGCTTGGGGCGATTCTCTACGAGAAGCTGGGGATGCCGGTGTTGAAAAAGACCGGCAAGGGGCAGGCTTCCACCGCCGAAGAAGTGCTGGCCAAACTGGCCGAAGATGATTTTCCGTTGCCCAAGGTGCTGATGCAGTACCGCAGCATGAGCAAGCTCAAAAGTACCTACACCGACCGCCTTCCGGAGCAGATCAACCCTCGCACCGGGCGCATTCATACGTCTTACCATCAGGCGGTAGCGGCAACCGGGCGCTTGTCCTCCAGCGACCCGAACCTGCAGAACATCCCGGTGCGCACCGCCGAAGGGCGGCGGATTCGCCAGGCGTTTGTCGCGCCCAAGGGCTACAAGCTGCTGGCGGCGGACTATTCCCAGATCGAGCTGCGGATCATGGCGCACCTGTCCAAGGACGAAGGGCTGATGAACGCCTTTCGAAACGATCTGGACGTGCACACCGCCACGGCTGCCGAGGTATTCAAGGTTGAGCTGGCTGAAGTCACGTCCAACCAGCGCCGCAGTGCCAAGGCGATCAACTTCGGCCTGATCTACGGCATGGGTGCCCAGAAGCTCGGCAAGGACATCGGCGTCGATACCAAGACCGCCAAGGCTTACATCGATGTGTACTTCGCCCGCTATCCAGGTGTTCGCGAATACATGGAGCGCACGCGTGCCCAGGCAGCGGACCAAGGCTATGTGGAAACCTTCTTCGGGCGGCGCCTGTACTTGCCGGATATCAACTCCAACAAGCCTCAGGAGCGCGCTGCGGCAGAGCGCACAGCCATTAACGCGCCCATGCAGGGCACGGCGGCGGACATCATCAAGAAAGCCATGGTGCAGGTGGATAACTGGCTGACCGAGTCGGGCCTGGATGCCAAGGTAATCCTGCAAGTGCACGATGAATTGGTGCTGGAGGTGCGTGAGGACCTGGTCCCACAAGTCAGCGAGAAGATTCGCGAACATATGAGTGCTGCAGCCCAACTGGACGTACCGTTGGTGGTGGATGTGGGCGTGGGCGATAACTGGGACGAAGCGCACTGA
- the yihA gene encoding ribosome biogenesis GTP-binding protein YihA/YsxC, whose translation MQLKNPILGLCQQSTFMLSAAKVDQCPDDEGFEVAFAGRSNAGKSSALNTLTHASLARTSKTPGRTQLLNFFKLDDDRRLVDLPGYGYAKVPIPLKLHWQRHLEAYLGGRESLKGLILMMDIRHPMTDFDLLMLDWAVASGMPMHILLTKADKLTYGAAKNTLLKVQSDIRKGWGDTITIQLFSAPKRMGLEEAYTVLAGWMELADKGAEATE comes from the coding sequence ATGCAACTCAAGAATCCCATCCTCGGCCTGTGCCAACAGTCCACGTTCATGCTCAGCGCCGCCAAAGTGGACCAATGCCCCGATGACGAGGGCTTTGAAGTCGCCTTTGCCGGCCGCTCCAACGCTGGCAAATCCAGCGCACTGAACACCTTGACCCACGCCAGCCTGGCGCGCACCTCGAAAACCCCGGGTCGCACGCAACTGCTCAATTTCTTCAAGCTAGACGATGATCGGCGTCTGGTCGACCTGCCGGGCTACGGTTATGCAAAAGTACCTATCCCGCTGAAGCTGCACTGGCAGCGTCACCTTGAGGCTTACCTGGGTGGCCGGGAGAGTTTGAAGGGTCTGATTCTGATGATGGACATCCGCCATCCGATGACTGACTTCGACCTGCTGATGCTCGACTGGGCCGTCGCCAGCGGCATGCCGATGCACATCCTGCTGACCAAGGCCGACAAGCTCACCTACGGCGCAGCCAAGAACACGCTGCTCAAAGTGCAGTCCGACATCCGTAAGGGCTGGGGCGATACGATCACTATCCAGCTGTTCTCGGCGCCGAAGCGCATGGGCCTGGAAGAGGCTTACACCGTGCTGGCCGGCTGGATGGAATTGGCGGACAAAGGCGCAGAAGCTACCGAGTAA
- a CDS encoding endonuclease/exonuclease/phosphatase family protein codes for MRRWGTERVVGLHEPQVNEHHLQATGLPADSRLRLLSFNIQVGNSTEKYRHYLTRGWQHVLPHKGRTGNLQKIGDLLSDFDLVALQEADGGSLRSGYINQVEHLAQLGAFPYWYQQLNRNLGRLAQHSNGVLSRLKPTAIEDHPLPGPKGRGAILVRFGEGPEALVVVMMHLALGGRTRNLQLAYVRDLIGNYKHQVLMGDMNTHANDLLQNSPLRDLGLLAPQVEATFPSWRPQRCLDHILLSPSLTLESVRVLAQPISDHLPVAVEIRLPGSLTADALPALSPGPRGPLA; via the coding sequence ATGCGCCGCTGGGGTACCGAACGCGTCGTTGGCTTGCACGAGCCGCAGGTCAACGAACACCACCTGCAAGCCACGGGCCTGCCGGCAGACAGCCGCTTGCGCCTGCTCAGCTTCAACATTCAGGTGGGCAACAGTACCGAGAAATACCGGCACTACCTCACCCGTGGCTGGCAGCACGTTCTACCGCACAAGGGGCGTACCGGTAACCTGCAAAAGATCGGCGACCTGCTCAGCGACTTCGACCTGGTCGCCTTGCAGGAGGCTGACGGCGGTAGCCTGCGCTCGGGCTACATCAACCAGGTGGAGCATCTTGCCCAGCTCGGCGCGTTCCCGTACTGGTATCAGCAGCTCAACCGCAACCTGGGGCGCCTGGCACAGCACAGTAATGGTGTGCTCAGCCGCTTGAAGCCGACCGCCATCGAGGATCACCCGTTGCCGGGGCCGAAAGGCCGCGGTGCGATCCTCGTGCGTTTCGGTGAAGGTCCTGAAGCCTTGGTGGTGGTGATGATGCACCTGGCACTCGGTGGGCGTACCCGCAACCTGCAGCTTGCCTATGTGCGTGACCTGATTGGTAACTACAAGCACCAGGTGTTGATGGGGGACATGAACACCCATGCCAACGACCTGTTGCAGAATTCCCCGCTGCGCGACCTGGGCCTGTTGGCCCCGCAAGTCGAAGCCACATTTCCCAGCTGGCGCCCGCAGCGCTGCCTTGACCACATCCTGCTCAGCCCGAGCCTTACACTGGAAAGTGTGCGAGTGCTGGCGCAGCCCATTTCCGATCACCTGCCCGTCGCGGTAGAGATTCGTCTGCCGGGTTCGCTTACCGCTGATGCATTACCCGCGTTGAGCCCAGGCCCTCGCGGACCTCTTGCATGA
- a CDS encoding homoserine kinase: protein MSVFTPLARPELETFLAPYGLGRLLDFQGIAAGSENTNFFISLEQGEFVLTLVERGPVAEMPFFIELLDVLHDADLPVPYALRTTDGIALRELKGKPALLQPRLAGKHIKDANAQHCAQVGGLLGHLHLATQGEKVLERKTDRGLDWMLSEGAQLISHLNDAQQRLLQDALSEIETHKADILGLPRANVHADLFRDNAMFEGTHLTGLIDFYNACSGPMLYDVAIALNDWCSDADGAIDGQRARALLGAYAGLRPFTAKEAELWPTMLRVACVRFWLSRLIAAESFAGQDVLIHDPAEFEHRLLQRQQVSVHLPFAL, encoded by the coding sequence ATGTCTGTGTTCACCCCCCTGGCTCGGCCCGAGCTGGAAACCTTTCTCGCCCCTTATGGGCTCGGCCGCCTGCTTGATTTCCAGGGGATTGCCGCTGGCAGCGAAAACACCAATTTCTTTATCAGCCTGGAGCAGGGTGAGTTTGTCCTGACCCTGGTTGAGCGCGGCCCCGTGGCAGAAATGCCGTTCTTCATCGAACTGCTCGACGTGCTCCACGACGCCGACCTGCCGGTGCCGTACGCCTTGCGTACCACCGACGGCATCGCTTTGCGCGAACTCAAGGGCAAACCCGCCTTGCTGCAACCGCGCCTGGCCGGCAAGCACATCAAGGACGCCAACGCCCAACATTGCGCCCAGGTCGGCGGCCTGCTCGGCCACCTGCACTTGGCGACTCAGGGCGAAAAAGTGCTGGAGCGCAAGACCGACCGCGGGCTGGACTGGATGCTCAGTGAGGGCGCGCAGCTGATTTCACACCTCAACGACGCGCAGCAGCGCCTGTTGCAGGACGCGTTGAGCGAGATCGAAACCCACAAGGCTGACATCCTCGGCCTGCCACGGGCCAACGTTCACGCCGATCTGTTTCGCGACAATGCGATGTTCGAAGGCACGCACTTGACGGGCTTGATCGACTTCTACAACGCCTGCTCGGGGCCGATGCTCTACGACGTGGCGATTGCCTTGAATGACTGGTGTTCGGACGCCGATGGCGCGATCGACGGGCAACGCGCCCGGGCGCTGCTGGGGGCTTATGCAGGGCTGCGACCGTTTACTGCGAAGGAAGCCGAGCTATGGCCGACCATGCTGCGCGTGGCGTGCGTACGGTTCTGGTTGTCACGGTTGATCGCGGCGGAGTCGTTTGCCGGGCAGGATGTGTTGATTCATGACCCAGCGGAGTTCGAGCACCGGCTGCTGCAACGCCAGCAGGTCAGCGTCCACCTGCCGTTCGCGCTCTAA
- the dsbA gene encoding thiol:disulfide interchange protein DsbA, translated as MRNLILSAALVTASLFGMTAQAADVPLEAGKTYVELANPVPVSVPGKIEVVELFWYGCPHCYAFEPTINPWVEKLPKDVNFRRLPAMFGGPWDAHGQLFLTLEAMGVEHKVHNAVFEAIQKQGKRLTKPDEMADFVATQGVDKDKFLATFNSFAIQGQIKQAKELAQKYGVQGVPTLIVNGKYRFDLGTAGGPEAVLNVADQLIAKERAAK; from the coding sequence ATGCGTAATCTGATCCTCAGCGCCGCTCTCGTCACTGCCAGCCTCTTCGGCATGACCGCGCAAGCAGCCGATGTGCCGCTTGAAGCCGGTAAAACCTACGTTGAATTGGCTAACCCTGTACCGGTGTCGGTACCCGGCAAAATCGAAGTGGTGGAGCTGTTCTGGTATGGCTGCCCGCATTGCTACGCTTTTGAGCCGACCATCAACCCATGGGTTGAAAAACTGCCCAAGGACGTTAACTTCCGTCGCCTTCCCGCCATGTTCGGTGGCCCATGGGATGCCCACGGCCAACTGTTCCTGACCCTCGAAGCCATGGGCGTGGAACACAAAGTACACAACGCTGTTTTCGAAGCGATCCAGAAACAGGGCAAGCGCCTGACCAAGCCGGACGAAATGGCTGACTTCGTCGCCACCCAGGGCGTGGACAAGGACAAGTTCCTGGCAACGTTCAACTCCTTCGCCATCCAGGGCCAGATCAAGCAGGCCAAGGAACTCGCGCAGAAGTACGGTGTGCAAGGCGTTCCAACCCTGATCGTCAACGGCAAGTACCGTTTCGACCTGGGCACTGCCGGTGGTCCTGAAGCGGTCCTCAATGTTGCCGACCAACTGATCGCCAAAGAACGCGCAGCCAAGTAA
- a CDS encoding DUF2782 domain-containing protein: protein MRTFNRLLLTGLIALAPMAAMAADDAPSADPEVTIRTEGDKTIQEYRQNGFLYAIKVTPKGAPPYFLVRADGTDANFIRSDQPDMLIPSWKIFEWK, encoded by the coding sequence ATGCGTACATTCAATCGCCTGCTGTTGACCGGTTTGATTGCACTCGCTCCGATGGCTGCCATGGCGGCAGACGATGCCCCTTCGGCAGACCCGGAAGTTACCATTCGCACGGAAGGCGACAAGACTATCCAGGAGTATCGCCAGAACGGCTTCCTGTACGCCATCAAGGTTACCCCGAAGGGCGCTCCACCTTATTTCCTGGTGCGCGCTGACGGAACCGATGCGAACTTCATCCGCTCTGACCAGCCGGATATGCTGATCCCGTCATGGAAGATCTTCGAATGGAAATGA